Proteins from a genomic interval of Rhodothermus marinus:
- the secA gene encoding preprotein translocase subunit SecA produces the protein MFDFLKKLFGDRNERELRKLWPIVHKVNEYAEQFKALSDEELRAKTDEFKRRIKEAVADIEARKADIEARLRGEVHDISGDGHAEVEELSPEERERLYEELDDLEKEWLERVERKLDELLPEAFAVVKEACRRMLGKEWMAGGQKIVWDMVPYDVQILGGIVLHQGKIAEMKTGEGKTLVAVMPVYLNALAGRGVHVVTVNPYLAQRDAEWMGPIYEFLGLTVDVIDKYEPHSEGRRRAYQADITYGTNNEFGFDYLRDHSFVIDPDQLVQRGHHYAIVDEVDSVLIDEARTPLIISGPVPQSGDERFTELKPVIEKLVYLQQRLVAQLVAEAEQKLKERDKALEAGDRKRASELEEEAGLALLRAARGFPRNKRFMKLKTEPGVETLLQRTEAFYLQDNAKNMPFVDEVLYFALDEKNHTIELTEKGLDEIARIAGQDRDMFVLPDLGEETARLEQEYREKLRRLEEELAQRTDLSEEKRQNKLENDRRLLHKELEEQKRELYNRYAERAERLHAVEQLLRAYTLYERDVEYIVQDGKVLIVDEHTGRVLPGRRYSDGLHQAIEAKEGVKVQAATQTYATITLQNYFRMYHKLAGMTGTAITEAEEFYKIYGLDVIVIPTHKPVIRVDHEDLVFRTKREKYNAVIQKIKEYHRKGQPVLVGTTSVEVSEMLSRMLKREGIPHNVLNARRDRAKQEALIVAQAGQKGAVTIATNMAGRGTDIKLGPGVKELGGLAIIGTERHESRRIDLQLRGRAGRQGDPGESQFYVSLEDDLMRLFGSDRIARIMDRLKMEEGEVITHPWVTKSIERAQKKVEQNNFAIRKRQLEFDDVLDAQRRVIYSRRRHALTGERISHDVLEMLRDVLGQIVERHYKEGDLEGLRDEVLRTFAFDFEMTPEEFARLGDDGVFDRLYQAALDFYRRKRQMLAEPFYERLQAFLNQDGLEQKPDRVVVDFTDGRRVLRAVARVDEALRTRGQEINNALERAALLHFIDEHWTEHLRELDELKEGINLRAFGQRDPLVEYKVEGFKLFQQTLDKINRDAISFIFRAGPLVETRPAAPASAPRRRLDPSRARVQHESVDSYGVHVRAQSPADSAARRDPTVKEQPVVVGEKIGRNDPCPCGSGKKYKHCCGRNR, from the coding sequence ATGTTTGACTTTCTGAAAAAGCTGTTCGGGGATCGCAACGAGCGGGAGCTGCGGAAACTCTGGCCCATTGTCCATAAAGTCAACGAGTACGCCGAGCAGTTCAAGGCGCTCAGCGACGAAGAGCTGCGCGCCAAGACCGACGAGTTCAAGCGACGCATCAAAGAGGCCGTGGCCGACATCGAGGCGCGTAAGGCCGACATCGAGGCGCGCCTGCGGGGGGAAGTGCACGACATCAGCGGCGACGGCCACGCCGAGGTCGAAGAACTCTCGCCCGAAGAGCGCGAGCGGCTCTACGAAGAGCTGGACGACCTCGAAAAAGAATGGCTGGAGCGCGTCGAGCGTAAGCTCGATGAGCTGTTGCCCGAGGCGTTTGCCGTCGTGAAGGAAGCCTGCCGCCGTATGCTGGGCAAGGAGTGGATGGCCGGCGGGCAGAAGATCGTCTGGGACATGGTCCCCTACGACGTGCAGATCCTCGGCGGCATCGTGCTGCATCAGGGCAAGATCGCCGAGATGAAGACGGGCGAGGGGAAGACGCTTGTGGCCGTCATGCCCGTTTACCTGAACGCGCTGGCCGGTCGCGGCGTGCACGTCGTGACGGTCAACCCCTACCTGGCACAGCGCGATGCCGAGTGGATGGGGCCGATCTATGAGTTTCTGGGCCTGACCGTCGATGTCATCGACAAGTACGAGCCGCATTCCGAAGGGCGGCGCCGCGCCTATCAGGCCGACATCACCTACGGTACGAACAACGAGTTCGGGTTCGACTACCTGCGCGACCACTCCTTCGTGATCGATCCGGACCAGCTCGTGCAACGCGGCCACCACTACGCGATCGTCGACGAGGTCGACTCGGTGCTCATCGACGAGGCGCGCACGCCGCTGATCATCTCGGGTCCGGTGCCCCAGTCGGGCGACGAGCGCTTCACCGAGCTCAAGCCGGTCATCGAAAAACTCGTCTACCTGCAGCAGCGGCTGGTGGCGCAGCTCGTGGCCGAAGCCGAGCAGAAGCTGAAGGAGCGGGATAAAGCGCTGGAAGCCGGCGATCGCAAACGGGCCAGCGAACTGGAAGAGGAGGCCGGACTGGCACTGCTTCGGGCTGCGCGAGGCTTTCCGCGCAACAAGCGCTTCATGAAGCTCAAGACCGAGCCGGGCGTCGAGACGCTCCTGCAGCGCACCGAAGCCTTCTACCTGCAGGACAACGCCAAGAACATGCCCTTCGTCGACGAAGTGCTCTACTTCGCGCTCGACGAAAAGAACCACACCATCGAACTTACCGAAAAGGGTCTCGACGAGATCGCCCGCATCGCCGGCCAAGACCGCGACATGTTCGTCTTGCCTGACCTGGGTGAGGAGACGGCCCGGCTTGAGCAGGAATACCGGGAAAAGCTCCGCAGGCTGGAAGAAGAACTGGCGCAGCGCACCGACCTTTCCGAAGAGAAGCGCCAGAACAAGCTGGAAAACGATCGGCGCCTGCTGCACAAGGAACTGGAGGAGCAGAAGCGGGAGCTGTACAACCGGTACGCCGAGCGGGCCGAGCGCCTGCATGCCGTCGAGCAGCTGCTGCGTGCTTACACGCTTTATGAGCGTGACGTCGAGTATATCGTCCAGGACGGCAAGGTCCTGATCGTCGACGAGCACACGGGCCGTGTGCTGCCCGGTCGCCGCTATTCCGATGGACTGCACCAGGCCATCGAGGCGAAAGAGGGCGTCAAGGTGCAGGCGGCCACGCAGACCTACGCCACGATCACGCTGCAGAACTACTTCCGCATGTACCACAAGCTGGCCGGCATGACGGGTACGGCCATCACCGAGGCGGAAGAGTTCTACAAGATCTACGGCCTGGACGTCATCGTCATCCCCACGCACAAGCCCGTCATTCGCGTCGATCACGAGGACCTGGTCTTCCGCACCAAGCGCGAGAAGTACAACGCGGTCATCCAGAAGATCAAGGAGTACCACAGGAAGGGGCAGCCCGTGCTGGTGGGCACCACGTCGGTCGAAGTGTCGGAGATGCTCAGCCGCATGCTCAAGCGCGAGGGCATCCCGCACAACGTGCTGAACGCCCGCCGGGATCGGGCCAAGCAGGAAGCGCTGATCGTGGCACAGGCTGGTCAGAAGGGCGCCGTGACGATCGCCACGAACATGGCCGGTCGCGGTACCGACATCAAGCTCGGGCCGGGCGTCAAGGAACTGGGCGGACTGGCCATCATCGGCACCGAGCGCCACGAAAGCCGCCGTATCGACCTGCAGCTCCGGGGCCGCGCCGGGCGCCAGGGCGATCCGGGCGAAAGCCAGTTTTACGTCTCGCTCGAAGACGACCTGATGCGCCTGTTCGGCTCCGACCGCATCGCCCGTATTATGGACCGACTCAAGATGGAAGAGGGCGAGGTCATCACGCATCCGTGGGTGACCAAGAGCATCGAGCGGGCGCAGAAGAAGGTCGAGCAGAACAACTTCGCCATTCGCAAGCGGCAGCTCGAATTCGACGACGTGCTCGACGCGCAGCGCCGCGTCATCTACAGCCGCCGCCGGCACGCGCTCACGGGCGAGCGTATCAGCCACGATGTGCTCGAAATGCTGCGCGACGTGCTCGGCCAGATCGTCGAGCGGCACTACAAAGAAGGCGACCTGGAGGGGCTGCGCGACGAGGTGCTGCGCACGTTCGCCTTCGACTTCGAGATGACGCCGGAAGAGTTCGCCCGCCTGGGCGACGACGGCGTCTTCGACCGGCTCTACCAGGCCGCCCTCGACTTCTACCGCCGCAAGCGCCAGATGCTGGCCGAGCCTTTCTACGAGCGGCTGCAGGCCTTCCTGAACCAGGACGGGCTGGAGCAGAAGCCCGACCGGGTCGTGGTGGACTTCACCGACGGCCGCCGCGTGCTCCGGGCCGTTGCCCGCGTGGACGAAGCGCTGCGCACGCGCGGCCAGGAGATCAACAACGCGCTGGAACGGGCCGCGCTGCTGCACTTCATCGACGAGCACTGGACCGAACACCTGCGTGAGCTGGACGAACTCAAGGAGGGCATCAACCTGCGGGCCTTCGGACAGCGCGACCCGCTCGTCGAGTACAAGGTCGAGGGTTTCAAGCTCTTCCAGCAGACGCTCGACAAGATCAACCGCGACGCGATCTCGTTCATCTTCCGGGCCGGGCCGCTGGTGGAGACGCGTCCGGCCGCACCGGCGAGCGCGCCGCGTCGGCGCCTGGACCCGTCACGTGCGCGGGTGCAGCACGAAAGCGTTGATTCCTACGGCGTGCACGTGCGGGCGCAGTCGCCGGCCGACTCGGCCGCGCGGCGCGATCCCACGGTCAAAGAACAGCCGGTGGTCGTGGGCGAAAAGATCGGTCGCAACGATCCCTGTCCCTGTGGCAGCGGCAAAAAGTACAAGCACTGCTGCGGACGCAACCGCTGA